In Zingiber officinale cultivar Zhangliang chromosome 3B, Zo_v1.1, whole genome shotgun sequence, a single window of DNA contains:
- the LOC122056545 gene encoding peroxidase 18-like, with protein sequence MEHTIPFTSTNLMEVVSAMKLDQAFRFSFFRLSLFALLASPAAAQLSPGFYSFSCPNAELLVRGAVRSASAMDSTVPAKLLRLLFHDCLVEGCDGSVLVQGNGAESSDPANKSLDGFYVVESAKRLLEIWCPGTVSCADILVLAARDAVGLSGGPSVEVPLGRRDGIVSSASDVRPNMVDTVFSLDQMMQHFAAKGLSIDDLVALSGAHTIGSSHCRTFGDRFQQTSNGSLVPADNSLDSNYAMELANKCFAGASDSTSVANDPVTPSTFDNQYYANLLANKGLLHSDSILVTDLRTKSRVQAFAQSQEKFFESWADSFVKLSTVGVKTGDQGLIKVSCTSM encoded by the exons ATGGAACATACAATTCCATTCACTTCAACTAATCTGATGGAGGTAGTTAGCGCCATGAAACTCGACCAAGCCTTTCGTTTTTCCTTCTTCAGGCTCAGCCTCTTCGCCCTGCTCGCCTCTCCTGCTGCAGCACAACTCTCTCCGGGCTTCTACTCTTTCTCATGTCCGAATGCAGAGCTGCTCGTGAGGGGTGCGGTTCGGTCGGCGTCCGCGATGGACTCCACGGTTCCGGCGAAGCTCCTTCGGCTGCTCTTCCATGATTGCCTAGTCGAG GGGTGCGATGGGTCAGTGTTGGTGCAAGGGAACGGAGCGGAGAGTAGCGATCCCGCGAATAAGTCGCTAGACGGGTTCTATGTAGTCGAGTCCGCTAAGAGACTATTAGAGATATGGTGCCCGGGGACCGTCTCTTGTGCTGATATCCTTGTCCTCGCTGCGAGAGATGCCGTGGGACTG TCGGGAGGCCCTTCGGTCGAGGTTCCGTTAGGGAGAAGAGATGGCATTGTTTCATCGGCTTCGGATGTGAGACCAAACATGGTGGATACGGTCTTTTCCCTCGACCAAATGATGCAACACTTCGCCGCGAAGGGATTGTCGATCGATGACCTTGTCGCTCTTTCCG GTGCCCACACCATCGGTTCCTCGCACTGCCGGACATTCGGCGACAGGTTCCAGCAAACTTCGAACGGAAGCCTGGTGCCCGCCGACAACTCCTTGGACAGCAACTACGCCATGGAGCTCGCCAACAAGTGTTTTGCCGGTGCAAGCGACAGCACTAGCGTCGCCAACGACCCAGTGACTCCCTCGACGTTCGACAACCAATACTATGCCAATCTGCTGGCCAACAAGGGCCTCCTCCACTCGGACTCAATTTTAGTCACTGATCTAAGGACAAAGAGTAGGGTTCAGGCCTTCGCACAGAGCCAGGAGAAGTTCTTTGAGAGCTGGGCCGACTCGTTCGTGAAGCTCTCGACGGTCGGCGTCAAGACTGGGGATCAAGGCCTGATCAAGGTCTCATGCACAAGTATGTGA